In a single window of the Rhopalosiphum padi isolate XX-2018 chromosome 1, ASM2088224v1, whole genome shotgun sequence genome:
- the LOC132924792 gene encoding solute carrier family 35 member F3 isoform X2: MKVENSDVPTIFNPRKPRLSQSNAVLTSDHRPYGPFSHVLSRSESLCQPEDVEQVEQCQRRQLGVFKRLKNKCCSKHARKVYYGLCVTFFVTASWVGATHAIKYLYMYHPTKYPVLTGSGFNFSSIHQQTLMTYNAPFFTTWFCTNWTVLFFPLYFFCQLGSPNYQTPTDILGESVRNFRDRGFTAAHFLTRCCMFCMLWVFTNYLYIHALSILVATDALALFAINVCCVYLLSWVILHDQFVGVRIVAVILCSTGVALLAYMDAGITNKKKTMTGVLLAALAAAGSAVYKVMFKKMIGDATYGQVSLFFSLIGLLNAALLWPVCLVLYFSEVEILHWDRLPWMILLSASTLSLVANLLGNLSVAFTYDIFITFGLITAVPVSAAIDITIHDVQFYGMKLAGIILISIGFLLVMFPNNWPEYIFRLLRWSRKNRGLPPNPPKVEIDYRTGYIRSHLRSPSGRVR, translated from the exons ATGAAGGTCGAAAACAGCGATGTGCCCACCATATTCAACCCACGGAAGCCTAGACTTTCGCAAAGTAACGCCGTGCTGACGTCAGACCACAGACCTTATGGTCCTTTCTCGCATGTGCTGTCCAGAAGCGAATCTC TGTGTCAGCCCGAAGATGTGGAACAGGTCGAACAGTGCCAGCGGAGGCAGTTGGGTGTGTTCAAAAGGCTGAAGAACAAATGTTGTTCGAAACATGCGAGGAAG GTATATTATGGTTTGTGCGTCACTTTCTTCGTCACCGCATCTTGGGTGGGCGCCACACACGCCATCAAGTACCTATACATGTACCATCCGACTAAATATCCGGTGCTCACTGGCAGCGGGTTTAATTTTTCGTCCATACACCAACAAacg CTGATGACGTACAACGCGCCATTCTTCACCACGTGGTTTTGCACGAACTGGACGGTGCTGTTCTTCCCGCTGTACTTCTTCTGTCAGCTGGGCAGCCCCAACTACCAGACGCCCACCGACATACTCGGCGAGAGCGTCCGCAACTTCCGGGACCGCGGGTTCACCGCCGCCCACTTCCTGACCAGGTGCTGCATGTTCTGCATGCTGTGGGTGTTCACCAACTACCTGTACATACACGCGCTCAGCATACTCGTGGCCACCGACGCGCTGGCCCTGTTTGCCATCAACGTGTGCTGCGTGTACCTGCTGTCCTGGGTCATACTCCACGACCAGTTCGTCGGCGTCCGG ATTGTCGCTGTCATCCTGTGCAGCACAGGAGTGGCTTTACTCGCGTATATGGACGCCGGCATTACGAACAAAAAGAAGACGATGACCGGGGTTCTGTTAGCGGCTTTAGCTGCCGCCGGGTCAGCAGTATATAAA gTCATGTTCAAAAAAATGATCGGCGATGCTACTTACGGTCAAGTTTCGCTATTTTTTTCGCTCATAGGCCTGTTGAACGCAGCACTTCTCTGGCCAGTGTGTTTAGTTTTGTACTTCTCCGAAGTCGAAATACTTCATTGGGACCGTTTGCCTTGGATGATACTATTATCAGCCAGCACGCTGTCATTGG TCGCTAACTTACTGGGAAATTTGAGTGTTGCGTTCACTTACGACATTTTCATAACGTTTGGACTAATCACCGCGGTTCCCGTGTCTGCAG CCATTGACATAACCATACATGATGTACAGTTTTATGGTATGAAACTTGCTGGCATCATACTTATATCGATCGGTTTCTTATTGGTCATGTTTCCTAACAACTGGCCAGAATACATTTTCCGATTGCTCAG GTGGAGCCGGAAGAACCGGGGATTGCCACCAAATCCACCCAAAGTGGAAATCGACTACCGGACCGGGTACATCAGGTCGCATTTGCGATCTCCGTCCGGTCGGGTCAGGTGA
- the LOC132932219 gene encoding uncharacterized protein LOC132932219, with amino-acid sequence MSKNLEENISSATNSEMSMNVPQTPRLPMLPTTADREPPQTSQHWSMTYGPPQPLAPQTLSVMTYHPPQPPLQLMTYMIPSTSPIPMAPDSVYMQMPLYRHLPPDMYQMQMPPYRNPSPDTYQTASAMPPPDTHLMQMPQYRSPPTHTYQMQVPLYWNPSLNTYQTASAMPPYQNPSSDTNQMQMPPYRNPTSDTYQTASAMPPYRNPPPHTYQMRMPYQNPLSDTYQMQLQPISPRHCVQPIEILVPMRPEALQVQPSHRLEVIETHVANMHQDVSFVQDEESFVPYYCLDCFTVMYSHGSVDPSTPLEIRRQPTVYIMRKLVRRSLDNEFHTDRHDNGDGDHHSDDTDPEFAASNPGP; translated from the coding sequence atgtcGAAAAACTTAGAAGAAAACATATCGTCTGCTACAAATAGTGAAATGTCGATGAATGTTCCGCAAACACCTCGATTGCCAATGTTGCCGACGACGGCGGATCGTGAACCACCGCAAACGTCGCAGCACTGGTCAATGACGTACGGACCACCCCAGCCACTGGCACCGCAGACACTTAGCGTGATGACTTATCATCCTCCACAGCCGCCGTTGCAGTTGATGACATATATGATTCCGTCCACATCACCGATACCGATGGCGCCGGACAGCGTGTACATGCAGATGCCGCTGTACCGGCACTTGCCACCGGACATGTATCAGATGCAGATGCCACCGTACCGGAACCCATCGCCGGACACGTATCAGACTGCATCTGCAATGCCGCCGCCGGACACGCATCTGATGCAGATGCCGCAGTACAGGAGTCCGCCGACGCACACGTATCAAATGCAGGTGCCGCTGTACTGGAACCCATCGTTGAACACATATCAGACTGCATCTGCGATGCCACCATACCAAAACCCGTCGTCGGACACGAATCAGATGCAGATGCCGCCGTACCGGAACCCAACGTCGGACACGTATCAGACTGCATCTGCAATGCCGCCGTACCGGAATCCGCCGCCGCACACGTATCAGATGCGGATGCCGTACCAGAACCCGTTGTCGGACACATATCAGATGCAGCTGCAGCCGATATCGCCGCGTCACTGCGTTCAACCGATAGAGATTTTGGTACCGATGAGACCGGAAGCGCTGCAGGTTCAGCCGTCACACAGGCTGGAAGTCATTGAGACTCACGTGGCTAACATGCACCAAGACGTCAGCTTCGTCCAGGACGAGGAATCGTTCGTGCCGTACTACTGCTTGGACTGTTTCACGGTCATGTACTCTCACGGCAGCGTCGATCCGAGTACACCACTTGAAATAAGGCGTCAACCGACGGTGTACATCATGCGCAAGCTGGTCCGCAGATCCCTGGATAACGAGTTTCATACCGATCGCCACGATAACGGTGATGGAGATCACCACAGTGACGACACCGATCCCGAATTCGCCGCCAGCAATCCCGGACCGTAG
- the LOC132924792 gene encoding solute carrier family 35 member F3 isoform X1, whose translation MKVENSDVPTIFNPRKPRLSQSNAVLTSDHRPYGPFSHVLSRSESLCQPEDVEQVEQCQRRQLGVFKRLKNKCCSKHARKVYYGLCVTFFVTASWVGATHAIKYLYMYHPTKYPVLTGSGFNFSSIHQQTLMTYNAPFFTTWFCTNWTVLFFPLYFFCQLGSPNYQTPTDILGESVRNFRDRGFTAAHFLTRCCMFCMLWVFTNYLYIHALSILVATDALALFAINVCCVYLLSWVILHDQFVGVRIVAVILCSTGVALLAYMDAGITNKKKTMTGVLLAALAAAGSAVYKVMFKKMIGDATYGQVSLFFSLIGLLNAALLWPVCLVLYFSEVEILHWDRLPWMILLSASTLSLVANLLGNLSVAFTYDIFITFGLITAVPVSAAIDITIHDVQFYGMKLAGIILISIGFLLVMFPNNWPEYIFRLLRNIILLSHSARWSRKNRGLPPNPPKVEIDYRTGYIRSHLRSPSGRVR comes from the exons ATGAAGGTCGAAAACAGCGATGTGCCCACCATATTCAACCCACGGAAGCCTAGACTTTCGCAAAGTAACGCCGTGCTGACGTCAGACCACAGACCTTATGGTCCTTTCTCGCATGTGCTGTCCAGAAGCGAATCTC TGTGTCAGCCCGAAGATGTGGAACAGGTCGAACAGTGCCAGCGGAGGCAGTTGGGTGTGTTCAAAAGGCTGAAGAACAAATGTTGTTCGAAACATGCGAGGAAG GTATATTATGGTTTGTGCGTCACTTTCTTCGTCACCGCATCTTGGGTGGGCGCCACACACGCCATCAAGTACCTATACATGTACCATCCGACTAAATATCCGGTGCTCACTGGCAGCGGGTTTAATTTTTCGTCCATACACCAACAAacg CTGATGACGTACAACGCGCCATTCTTCACCACGTGGTTTTGCACGAACTGGACGGTGCTGTTCTTCCCGCTGTACTTCTTCTGTCAGCTGGGCAGCCCCAACTACCAGACGCCCACCGACATACTCGGCGAGAGCGTCCGCAACTTCCGGGACCGCGGGTTCACCGCCGCCCACTTCCTGACCAGGTGCTGCATGTTCTGCATGCTGTGGGTGTTCACCAACTACCTGTACATACACGCGCTCAGCATACTCGTGGCCACCGACGCGCTGGCCCTGTTTGCCATCAACGTGTGCTGCGTGTACCTGCTGTCCTGGGTCATACTCCACGACCAGTTCGTCGGCGTCCGG ATTGTCGCTGTCATCCTGTGCAGCACAGGAGTGGCTTTACTCGCGTATATGGACGCCGGCATTACGAACAAAAAGAAGACGATGACCGGGGTTCTGTTAGCGGCTTTAGCTGCCGCCGGGTCAGCAGTATATAAA gTCATGTTCAAAAAAATGATCGGCGATGCTACTTACGGTCAAGTTTCGCTATTTTTTTCGCTCATAGGCCTGTTGAACGCAGCACTTCTCTGGCCAGTGTGTTTAGTTTTGTACTTCTCCGAAGTCGAAATACTTCATTGGGACCGTTTGCCTTGGATGATACTATTATCAGCCAGCACGCTGTCATTGG TCGCTAACTTACTGGGAAATTTGAGTGTTGCGTTCACTTACGACATTTTCATAACGTTTGGACTAATCACCGCGGTTCCCGTGTCTGCAG CCATTGACATAACCATACATGATGTACAGTTTTATGGTATGAAACTTGCTGGCATCATACTTATATCGATCGGTTTCTTATTGGTCATGTTTCCTAACAACTGGCCAGAATACATTTTCCGATTGCTCAG gAATATAATACTACTGAGTCATAGCGCTAG GTGGAGCCGGAAGAACCGGGGATTGCCACCAAATCCACCCAAAGTGGAAATCGACTACCGGACCGGGTACATCAGGTCGCATTTGCGATCTCCGTCCGGTCGGGTCAGGTGA